Genomic DNA from Nitrospirota bacterium:
GGACCGACAAGGTCCTGCGCAGGCTCGAGGCGCTCATGATCGTGGCTGACCGGGAACGGTCGTTCATCCTTTCCGGCAACGGCGATGTGATCGAGCCCGAGAACGGCGTAACGGCCATCGGGTCCGGCGGCCCCTATGCCCTCGCAGCCGCCCGCGCGCTCATGGACCATACGGGACTGGACGCCAGGGCGGTCGTGGAGCATTCCATGAAGATCGCCGGCGACATCTGCATCTATACCAACCGTGAGATCACGATAGAAGAATTGTAACGCGGAACACGGAAGACAGGGTATTGGAGTCAGACGCAAACCTGATGAGCGGGGCTTTTGCCGGTCCTCTCGCCTCTGTCTTCTGTTTTCTGATTTTTTTGGAGGTTCGTTTGAAGGACACCCTCACCCCCCGCCAGATCGTCGAAGAGCTCGACAAGTACGTGATCGGACAGCATAAGGCAAAGCGGGCAGTTGCCATTGCGCTCCGGAACCGCTGGAGGCGCCAGCGGCTTTCGGAGGACCTGCGCGACGAGGTCATGCCGAAAAACATCATCATGATCGGTCCTACGGGCGTGGGAAAGACCGAGATCGCCCGGCGACTGGCCAGGCTTGTCCAGGCGCCCTTTCTGAAGATCGAAGCGTCCAAGTTCACCGAGGTGGGCTATGTCGGCCGCGATGTGGACTCCATCGTCCGCGACATTACCGAGATCGGCATCAACATGGTCAAGAACGAGATGGCGGAGCAGGTCCAGGAGAAGGCCGCCGCCCTGGCCGAAGAGCGCCTGCTCGATCTGCTCCTCCCGCCGGTCAGGACGGCGCCCGGCTTCGACCAGCCCAGCGCCGAGCAGCAGGAGCAGCACCGGAGCACCCGGGAGAAGCTCAGGCAGCAGTTGCGGGAGGGCAAGCTGGACGACCGGATGGTCGAACTCGAGCAGAAGGAAAAGGTCATGCCCTTCGGCATCATCTCGAACGTGGGCATGGAAGAGATCGAGATGAACCTGAAGGAGATGCTGGGCGGGCTGCTGCCCGAGAAGACCAAGCGGCGGAAGGTCAAGGTTCCCGAAGCCCTGCGTCTCCTCGTCCAGGAGGAGGCGGCCAAACTGATCGACATGG
This window encodes:
- the hslU gene encoding ATP-dependent protease ATPase subunit HslU, with product MKDTLTPRQIVEELDKYVIGQHKAKRAVAIALRNRWRRQRLSEDLRDEVMPKNIIMIGPTGVGKTEIARRLARLVQAPFLKIEASKFTEVGYVGRDVDSIVRDITEIGINMVKNEMAEQVQEKAAALAEERLLDLLLPPVRTAPGFDQPSAEQQEQHRSTREKLRQQLREGKLDDRMVELEQKEKVMPFGIISNVGMEEIEMNLKEMLGGLLPEKTKRRKVKVPEALRLLVQEEAAKLIDMDKVIREAVQRVEQSGIVFLDEIDKIAGRESHGPDVSREGVQRDLLPIVEGSTVTTKYGPVRTDHVLFIAAGAFHVSKPSDLIPELQGRFPIRVELDSLGKDDFIRILTEPQNALIKQQVALLATETVTISFSSDAIEEIAGIATQVNERTENIGARRLHTILERLLDEISFDAPEKKGSKVAINAAYVRERLAEIMKSEDLSRYIL